A section of the Metabacillus endolithicus genome encodes:
- a CDS encoding ABC transporter permease, translating to MINRGIFLQIVVADFLERARTYAYFMTLLVTIIVSFLFIPSSEAYYGTVVISGYRGIYNSAWIGISMALSVNSFLSLVGFYLVKNTIDRDIQSKVGQIIGTSPLKKSKYMFGKFISNLLLLLSIVLISFFMSIFMQWIRGEENNIIIGDLFLSYFIFIIPVMFVIAALALLFEANNILRGKVGNGIYFLLWSLFLQYAFTIQIGPVQVSSLLSTEIIYNMITTDYKQLFPNSLLKVEDGIVSLDGPLKRFEWNGVNWNIGLIASRIPWLILSMLFIIFATCVFKGFDDVKVTSKILWNRRKKKEVSPANSWNSITELTSISPIQFKYSFFHHLYAEIILLLKGLSIWWYMIAGIIILASILAPVSVSREYLSVLSWLWPLFIWSSMGVREARYYTSNIIFSSPFPVSRQITLTWLAGVFIAIGTGIGYAIKLVIIGDVTGLFAWLIGCLYIPSLAFSLGIWTKTNKSFELIYLSIVFIGIFNNIRVFDFLGITEGTSKSVIPIVYLFITIMLLISTFYGRYLQTKS from the coding sequence ATGATTAATAGAGGCATATTTCTACAAATTGTTGTAGCAGATTTCTTAGAACGAGCAAGGACTTACGCCTATTTTATGACACTCTTAGTTACGATTATTGTTTCTTTTCTTTTTATCCCATCGAGTGAAGCGTACTATGGGACAGTGGTAATATCCGGATATCGCGGAATTTATAACTCTGCTTGGATTGGGATATCGATGGCATTATCAGTTAACTCTTTTCTGTCTTTGGTCGGCTTTTATTTAGTGAAAAATACGATTGATCGTGATATTCAATCTAAGGTTGGTCAAATTATTGGAACAAGTCCTTTGAAGAAAAGTAAATATATGTTTGGGAAGTTTATTAGTAATTTACTCCTTCTTTTATCTATTGTTCTTATTTCGTTTTTCATGAGTATCTTTATGCAGTGGATAAGAGGTGAAGAGAACAATATCATAATAGGTGATCTTTTTCTTTCATATTTTATTTTCATTATCCCCGTAATGTTTGTAATAGCAGCGCTCGCATTACTATTTGAAGCGAATAATATATTAAGAGGAAAAGTAGGAAATGGTATCTATTTCTTATTATGGTCCCTTTTCCTACAATATGCATTTACTATTCAAATCGGTCCCGTTCAGGTAAGTAGTCTATTATCTACTGAAATCATCTACAACATGATTACAACTGATTATAAACAACTATTTCCAAATAGTTTGTTAAAGGTAGAGGATGGTATTGTATCATTAGATGGGCCGCTGAAAAGATTTGAATGGAATGGGGTGAATTGGAATATAGGGCTTATTGCAAGTCGGATTCCATGGCTTATTTTGTCAATGCTTTTTATCATCTTTGCTACATGTGTGTTTAAAGGTTTTGATGACGTTAAAGTAACTAGTAAAATCTTATGGAATCGAAGAAAGAAGAAAGAAGTTTCCCCAGCAAATAGTTGGAACAGTATAACCGAATTAACATCAATATCACCAATACAATTCAAGTATAGCTTTTTCCATCATCTTTATGCTGAGATCATACTCCTGCTAAAAGGGCTGTCTATTTGGTGGTATATGATAGCTGGTATTATTATACTTGCATCCATTCTTGCACCAGTATCAGTTAGTAGAGAGTATCTTAGTGTGTTGTCATGGCTATGGCCACTGTTTATTTGGTCCTCAATGGGAGTAAGAGAGGCAAGATATTATACCTCTAACATTATCTTTTCAAGTCCATTTCCTGTTAGTAGGCAAATTACTCTCACATGGTTAGCGGGTGTATTCATTGCTATAGGAACGGGTATTGGCTATGCTATTAAATTGGTTATTATTGGGGATGTAACGGGACTATTTGCTTGGCTTATTGGTTGTCTTTATATTCCATCATTAGCGTTTAGTCTTGGAATATGGACAAAAACAAATAAAAGTTTTGAACTCATTTATTTAAGCATTGTATTTATAGGGATATTTAATAATATACGCGTATTTGATTTTTTAGGAATTACGGAGGGTACGTCGAAGAGCGTAATTCCAATAGTGTATCTGTTTATTACAATTATGCTCTTAATAAGCACATTTTATGGAAGGTATCTCCAAACTAAATCATAA
- a CDS encoding ABC transporter ATP-binding protein, protein MELKILDVSKSYGNYRVLRNISMEIFPGIVGLLGENGAGKSTLMKILSTISCPTEGKVLLNGVDIRKKPNIMRNILGYLPQDFGVYPHLNAVEFLSYIAAIKGIDRTTAKMRIYQLLELVNLSEVKKRPVGNYSGGMKQRLGIAQVLLNDPKIVIVDEPTVGLDPIERNRFRHLLSDISGERIVILSTHIVSDVEAIAGKIAVMSKGQLLSYAKPVDLLERVKNCVWESIISEDELQKFRKEFTVCNTVRTNDGMNVRFIAKEPPNGLANFVVPTLEDAYLALISGGDSNHD, encoded by the coding sequence ATGGAGCTAAAAATATTGGATGTAAGTAAAAGCTATGGAAATTATCGTGTCCTTCGAAATATTAGTATGGAGATATTTCCAGGCATTGTAGGATTACTTGGAGAAAATGGTGCTGGCAAATCGACGCTGATGAAAATTCTTTCTACAATTTCTTGTCCGACTGAGGGAAAGGTTTTATTAAATGGGGTGGATATTAGAAAAAAACCTAACATAATGAGGAATATTCTTGGTTATTTACCTCAAGATTTCGGTGTATATCCTCATCTTAATGCGGTTGAATTTCTATCTTATATAGCAGCAATTAAGGGAATAGACCGAACAACTGCTAAGATGAGAATCTATCAGTTGTTAGAGCTTGTTAATTTATCTGAAGTAAAGAAACGCCCAGTGGGGAATTATTCAGGTGGGATGAAGCAAAGGCTTGGCATTGCACAAGTTTTATTAAACGATCCAAAAATAGTAATTGTGGATGAACCTACAGTAGGACTTGATCCGATAGAAAGGAATCGATTTCGACATTTGCTTTCAGACATATCAGGAGAGAGAATTGTTATTCTTTCGACACATATTGTTTCTGATGTGGAGGCAATTGCAGGGAAAATTGCTGTTATGTCAAAGGGTCAATTACTTAGTTATGCTAAACCAGTTGATTTACTGGAACGAGTTAAAAATTGTGTATGGGAGTCTATAATCTCAGAAGATGAGCTTCAAAAATTCAGAAAAGAATTTACTGTGTGTAATACGGTTAGAACAAATGATGGAATGAATGTAAGATTTATAGCGAAGGAGCCTCCTAATGGTCTTGCTAATTTTGTTGTTCCAACGTTAGAGGATGCATACTTAGCCCTTATTTCAGGTGGAGATAGCAATCATGATTAA
- a CDS encoding sensor histidine kinase codes for MKTIIRISSIFFIGIIVLFILIGILISVLIEYYVPIVGLENYSESIEIWLVICCFIIFCFVLGWIISRPVFIIQQWIKQLAKGEYVQPDNTLRNPLFFIFKCPFEDMTILTKKLVENKEERERIEKQKKEWMSGVSHDMKTPLTYIVGYSKMYLSKDHDWTIDEKRSFVKEIEGKSEYMKTLLDDLNLAFQMEQYEIDMNIETKDIVSFTRNVLADASKHPRIQECVLELEVEEESIIVPFDEQLLYRAFLNIITNALIHNPVGTKVTVHIYYHASEVFIEIEDNGNGMDAHVQQQLFNRYYKGTTTETRQEGTETWYGHCSSNS; via the coding sequence ATGAAAACAATCATACGAATCTCTTCCATCTTTTTTATTGGAATTATTGTCCTTTTTATTTTAATAGGGATACTTATCTCAGTATTGATAGAGTATTACGTTCCAATTGTTGGATTAGAGAATTATTCAGAGTCCATTGAGATTTGGCTTGTTATTTGTTGTTTTATCATCTTTTGTTTTGTCTTGGGTTGGATTATTTCAAGACCGGTATTTATTATCCAACAGTGGATCAAACAACTAGCAAAAGGAGAGTATGTGCAGCCTGATAATACCCTGCGAAATCCACTGTTTTTCATATTTAAATGCCCCTTTGAAGATATGACCATATTGACAAAAAAACTAGTGGAAAATAAAGAAGAACGTGAAAGAATAGAAAAACAAAAGAAGGAATGGATGTCAGGGGTTTCGCATGACATGAAGACTCCGCTTACCTATATTGTAGGTTATTCGAAGATGTATCTGTCTAAAGACCATGATTGGACAATCGATGAGAAACGTTCATTTGTAAAAGAGATAGAAGGTAAGTCAGAGTATATGAAGACGCTTCTTGACGATTTAAACCTTGCATTTCAAATGGAGCAATACGAGATTGATATGAACATCGAGACAAAGGATATTGTTTCGTTTACAAGAAATGTTCTGGCTGATGCTAGCAAACATCCTCGTATTCAGGAGTGCGTACTTGAACTCGAGGTAGAGGAAGAGTCGATTATTGTCCCCTTTGATGAACAACTATTATATCGCGCATTTCTAAACATCATTACAAACGCACTCATACATAATCCAGTGGGGACAAAAGTAACGGTGCACATCTATTACCATGCAAGCGAAGTGTTTATTGAAATAGAGGATAACGGCAATGGAATGGATGCTCACGTACAGCAACAGCTATTTAATCGATATTATAAAGGAACGACGACAGAAACCAGACAAGAGGGAACTGAAACTTGGTATGGCCATTGCTCGTCAAATAGTTGA
- a CDS encoding VOC family protein — translation MFSNKIGGVFIPVSNIETARDWYCDILDLPKDGEIYFGHIFVLPLNGANIVLDSKIYAPDHIYKVPAFQLQTDDINKSYEYLKEKNVHVTTNIENGHWFNFKDLDGNLIMVCQ, via the coding sequence ATGTTTTCAAATAAAATTGGTGGAGTTTTTATTCCGGTCAGTAATATTGAAACCGCACGAGATTGGTATTGTGATATTTTAGACTTGCCAAAAGATGGAGAAATTTACTTTGGACATATTTTTGTCCTTCCTTTAAATGGGGCAAACATTGTACTTGATAGTAAAATTTATGCTCCTGACCATATTTATAAGGTTCCAGCTTTTCAATTGCAAACCGATGACATCAATAAGTCTTACGAATATTTAAAAGAAAAAAATGTTCATGTAACGACCAATATCGAAAATGGTCATTGGTTCAACTTTAAAGATTTAGATGGAAATCTTATTATGGTCTGTCAATAA
- a CDS encoding aminoglycoside phosphotransferase family protein, translated as MKIGQLLGVGNTASVYEWGKSKVIKIFHDYKSAMYEVTKEAKNAKIINKLNIRAPRFSKIMEYEGKTCLIYEKVEGPTMLNYIETKKYSVSYYAKLLAQIHFEIHQVKIDISSNLKTELSKNITNTEVITESERKIVLRILETLPEGKVLCHYDFHPGNIILSPNGPIIIDWLNALVGHQLADVTRTYMMINSNALPPNAPTWLIERKYRDLFGKEYLDEYFNLSGIDRITLDEWLVPIFASRISELKGKDQLEIINNLKSAIKNQ; from the coding sequence ATGAAAATTGGTCAACTCCTTGGAGTAGGAAATACTGCAAGTGTCTATGAATGGGGAAAATCCAAAGTAATAAAGATTTTTCATGACTATAAGAGTGCAATGTATGAAGTAACAAAGGAAGCCAAAAATGCCAAAATAATAAATAAGCTCAATATAAGGGCACCTAGATTTTCTAAGATTATGGAGTATGAGGGAAAGACGTGTCTTATCTATGAAAAGGTGGAAGGTCCCACCATGCTCAATTATATCGAAACAAAGAAATATTCTGTATCTTATTACGCTAAGCTATTAGCACAAATTCACTTTGAGATACATCAGGTTAAGATAGATATTAGCTCAAATTTGAAGACAGAATTATCAAAGAACATTACTAACACTGAGGTAATCACGGAATCAGAGAGAAAAATTGTTCTCAGAATTCTTGAGACATTGCCTGAAGGAAAAGTTCTATGTCATTATGACTTCCACCCTGGAAACATAATACTTTCTCCTAATGGACCTATTATTATCGATTGGCTGAACGCTTTGGTTGGACATCAACTCGCAGATGTTACTAGAACATACATGATGATTAACTCTAATGCATTACCTCCAAATGCCCCTACTTGGTTAATTGAGAGGAAATATCGTGATCTATTTGGTAAAGAGTATCTAGATGAATACTTTAACCTTTCAGGCATTGACCGAATTACTCTTGATGAGTGGCTTGTTCCAATATTCGCATCTCGAATAAGCGAGTTAAAGGGCAAAGATCAGTTGGAAATAATAAATAATCTAAAATCAGCTATAAAGAACCAATAA
- a CDS encoding RidA family protein: MTEIAASKTLESLGINLPDASNPKAKYSNFVIVNELMFVSGKGPTGNPKGKLGKDFTTVEGYEYARNTGIEILAVLKQALGSLDKVKRVVKIQGFVNATPEFEEHHKVLNGCSELMLQVFGEKGNHARSVLGAVSVRDNLPIIIDSIFEIEE; encoded by the coding sequence ATGACAGAAATAGCTGCTTCAAAAACACTTGAGAGCCTGGGGATTAATTTGCCTGACGCTAGTAATCCTAAAGCAAAATATTCTAACTTCGTTATAGTAAACGAATTAATGTTTGTATCTGGAAAAGGGCCTACTGGTAATCCGAAAGGAAAGTTAGGTAAGGATTTTACAACAGTGGAAGGATATGAATATGCACGTAATACTGGAATTGAAATCCTTGCTGTATTAAAACAGGCTTTAGGATCTTTAGATAAAGTTAAAAGAGTAGTAAAGATTCAAGGATTTGTTAATGCAACGCCTGAGTTCGAAGAGCATCATAAAGTACTAAATGGTTGCTCTGAATTAATGTTACAAGTATTCGGAGAAAAGGGTAATCATGCTCGTTCGGTTTTAGGTGCAGTTTCTGTTAGAGACAATCTACCGATTATCATTGATTCCATTTTTGAAATAGAGGAATAG
- a CDS encoding MFS transporter yields MYSSFSNVIKLRIILLFISVFFNAMVMPYIVVYFVERVGINLASMMVFGVGLAGILGGLLGGRYGDKYGRKRLILIGEIGSGTGFLIACSTSFFNEFLSFIIFVSFLFIYFFSGLSNPAYSALIIDETTTENRKAVYVILLWVSNLAFALGSILGGFFFYKFSALLFFLVGCSSFLSCFCIAFWVKDRYTRSKQVSLHNNPSTNEPLSVNKLDVYKQILKSPAFISIVTLSMLLSLMNNQLSYYLSVYYVNLFDSTGYTLLGFLRSENTLMTVLLTFFITNILKKVYEFKTLSIGICLFFVGYIALSIGQNHSILYIAMAVMTVGQIIYSPVIQTVTAEVIPYDHRSTYLSILDVVGHIGGICAFLFVPLMNYVQPINITVIYVLFGVISLTIIYRLKHIRSKVNTAISSVS; encoded by the coding sequence GTGTATTCTTCATTTAGTAATGTAATTAAATTACGAATTATTCTACTATTTATATCTGTCTTTTTTAATGCCATGGTCATGCCTTATATTGTGGTCTATTTTGTTGAACGTGTTGGAATTAATTTAGCTTCTATGATGGTATTCGGTGTAGGCCTAGCTGGAATACTTGGTGGTCTTTTAGGCGGAAGATATGGAGACAAATATGGAAGGAAAAGATTGATTCTAATAGGAGAAATAGGTTCTGGTACAGGTTTTTTAATAGCATGTTCTACTAGTTTCTTTAACGAGTTTCTTAGTTTTATCATTTTTGTAAGTTTTCTTTTCATTTACTTTTTTTCTGGCTTATCCAATCCCGCATATAGTGCACTTATTATTGACGAAACAACAACAGAAAATCGAAAGGCAGTTTATGTCATTTTATTATGGGTTTCAAATTTGGCCTTTGCCTTAGGTAGTATATTAGGTGGTTTTTTCTTTTACAAATTTTCTGCTTTATTGTTCTTCCTCGTTGGATGTAGTTCGTTTTTGTCATGTTTTTGTATAGCATTCTGGGTCAAAGATCGTTATACAAGGTCAAAGCAAGTTTCACTACATAATAACCCCTCTACTAATGAGCCTTTGAGTGTTAATAAACTAGATGTCTACAAACAAATTTTAAAATCACCTGCTTTTATATCAATTGTTACGTTATCAATGTTACTATCGTTGATGAATAATCAATTATCTTATTATTTAAGTGTCTATTATGTAAATTTATTCGATTCAACAGGTTACACATTATTAGGTTTTTTAAGAAGTGAAAATACATTAATGACAGTTCTTTTAACTTTTTTTATCACTAATATATTGAAAAAAGTCTATGAATTTAAAACACTTTCAATTGGTATTTGCTTGTTCTTTGTAGGATATATTGCACTTAGTATTGGTCAGAATCACTCTATTCTATATATTGCTATGGCAGTTATGACGGTAGGACAAATCATTTATTCACCTGTAATTCAAACGGTTACTGCAGAAGTAATTCCCTATGATCATAGAAGTACATATTTAAGTATTTTAGATGTTGTCGGACATATAGGTGGAATTTGTGCGTTTTTATTTGTTCCATTAATGAATTATGTACAGCCTATAAATATAACGGTTATATATGTGTTGTTTGGTGTAATATCATTAACCATTATTTATCGTTTAAAACACATTCGTTCAAAAGTGAATACAGCTATTAGTTCTGTATCTTAA
- a CDS encoding TetR/AcrR family transcriptional regulator, with translation MDNKMNKRTLEMKKMHVLQAATELFSVKSYESTTMSDISKKADVSFGSVASYFGNKESLFAICIEQPLGEFVTRFLDFNLSPDSFVDELEKMIKGHIILFSKMKVYLRLIVQVIAQHERFPNEFNVVVQHTRLIQNGIAKFIRKGQELGKLMDGDSEKLSVAYVNFLFGTVLSYAFNPSQEEQDEFILIAIRMFGPII, from the coding sequence TTGGACAATAAGATGAATAAAAGAACATTAGAAATGAAAAAGATGCATGTCCTTCAAGCAGCTACTGAATTGTTTAGTGTAAAAAGTTATGAATCAACAACAATGTCTGATATTTCTAAAAAAGCGGATGTGAGTTTTGGAAGTGTGGCCTCTTATTTTGGTAATAAGGAGTCATTATTTGCAATCTGTATTGAACAGCCTTTAGGTGAATTTGTTACTCGTTTTTTGGACTTTAATTTAAGTCCAGATTCATTTGTTGACGAATTAGAAAAAATGATAAAAGGGCATATTATTTTATTTTCTAAAATGAAAGTATACCTGAGATTAATAGTTCAAGTTATTGCACAGCATGAACGTTTTCCTAATGAATTTAATGTGGTTGTTCAACATACAAGATTAATTCAAAATGGAATAGCAAAATTTATCCGAAAAGGACAAGAGCTTGGAAAACTTATGGATGGAGATAGTGAAAAATTGTCTGTAGCATATGTGAACTTTCTTTTCGGTACAGTACTTTCTTATGCATTTAATCCAAGTCAAGAAGAGCAGGATGAATTCATCTTAATTGCAATAAGGATGTTTGGGCCAATAATATAG
- a CDS encoding DinB family protein: MFYDLQGNTDMTPIVGMLFSAVKENSQRLQNITNGMSQEELDYMGPNDKFNSTAQLIKHIMYVDLNWVYRIKGKPLPSSLEKQFGPMIDENDRLPMIKGKSLDKLMNDYKEVLYMLKDICKQLTDDDLDLIVSFGHENEKKATIRWGLWHMADHNRYHQAHINQLRTWYKKE, encoded by the coding sequence ATGTTTTATGATTTACAAGGTAATACAGATATGACACCAATCGTGGGAATGTTATTTTCAGCTGTAAAAGAAAATAGTCAACGGCTACAAAATATAACTAATGGCATGTCACAAGAAGAATTAGATTACATGGGACCAAATGATAAATTTAACAGTACAGCTCAGTTGATAAAACATATTATGTATGTTGATCTTAATTGGGTTTATAGAATAAAAGGAAAACCACTTCCTTCTTCTTTAGAAAAACAATTTGGTCCAATGATAGATGAAAATGATAGGCTTCCGATGATCAAAGGAAAATCTTTGGACAAACTAATGAATGACTATAAAGAAGTGTTATATATGTTGAAAGATATATGTAAACAATTAACAGATGATGATTTAGATTTGATTGTTTCTTTTGGACATGAGAATGAAAAGAAAGCAACCATTCGATGGGGACTTTGGCATATGGCTGATCATAATCGCTATCATCAAGCTCATATCAATCAACTAAGAACATGGTATAAAAAAGAATAA
- a CDS encoding NUDIX hydrolase, which yields MNKWKTLKSEYIHKSTFGNIRKDHCKLPNGIVIDDYYVNEYSDWVNAVVITKENKIVLVEQYRNAGEGFFLEVPAGKREGNETHEEGLIREVKEETGYTSLSKPILLGEFMVNPATQNNVVKTYLIQDAFKRYDQYLDDTEDIKVKLYEFDRFGDYILTNKIKTQLFTVNAYLLAKNFILEKQQQ from the coding sequence ATGAACAAATGGAAAACATTAAAATCAGAGTATATACATAAAAGTACTTTCGGAAATATTAGAAAGGATCATTGTAAATTGCCGAATGGTATAGTTATAGACGATTATTATGTTAACGAATATTCTGATTGGGTAAATGCGGTTGTCATAACTAAAGAAAATAAAATTGTGTTGGTTGAACAATATCGAAATGCAGGTGAAGGGTTTTTCTTGGAAGTTCCTGCTGGGAAAAGGGAAGGTAATGAAACACACGAAGAAGGACTAATTAGAGAAGTTAAAGAAGAAACAGGTTACACCTCATTAAGTAAACCGATCTTGCTAGGTGAATTTATGGTTAATCCAGCAACGCAAAATAACGTGGTAAAGACTTATTTAATACAAGATGCATTTAAAAGGTATGATCAATACTTAGATGATACTGAAGATATAAAAGTGAAGTTATATGAATTTGATCGTTTCGGTGACTATATACTAACGAATAAAATAAAAACACAATTATTTACTGTTAATGCTTATTTATTGGCAAAAAATTTCATCTTAGAAAAACAACAGCAGTAG
- a CDS encoding methyltransferase domain-containing protein has product MLNEVAKERATLKESDIVDARTLKTSHKRLAEILQPGMTVLDVGCGTGAITSGITEMVGPNGRVIGIDNNLELIEKARQKYKNIPGLTFEIADVYNLPYHSEFDIVTSARVLQWLENPQTALHQMVKSTKHNGQVLVLDYNHTKISWEPEIPVTMQSFYDTFLQWRSSAGMDNEIADHLSKMFKEFELTNIKVTDQSEMTKRSDNDFQTYITILAGVASSKGKQMVNDGTITESQRVRAEGDFRKWIKECAKSQTMYLLAVEGTKKSD; this is encoded by the coding sequence ATGTTAAATGAAGTAGCAAAAGAAAGAGCGACATTAAAAGAATCAGATATTGTTGATGCTCGAACATTAAAGACTTCACATAAAAGGTTGGCGGAAATATTACAACCTGGAATGACTGTACTCGATGTTGGGTGTGGAACAGGAGCTATTACTTCTGGAATCACAGAAATGGTAGGTCCAAATGGACGTGTAATCGGAATCGATAACAATCTAGAATTAATTGAAAAGGCCCGTCAAAAATACAAAAATATTCCAGGACTAACCTTTGAAATTGCTGATGTTTATAATCTTCCATATCATAGTGAGTTTGATATAGTTACTTCCGCAAGAGTTCTTCAATGGCTTGAAAATCCACAAACTGCTTTACATCAAATGGTTAAATCCACCAAACACAATGGCCAAGTTTTAGTGCTTGATTATAATCATACAAAAATATCTTGGGAACCAGAGATTCCAGTAACTATGCAAAGCTTTTACGATACGTTTTTACAATGGCGTTCTAGTGCAGGTATGGATAATGAAATAGCTGACCATCTTTCAAAGATGTTTAAAGAGTTTGAGCTTACAAATATTAAAGTTACTGATCAAAGTGAAATGACAAAACGTTCAGATAACGACTTTCAAACATATATTACTATCTTGGCTGGAGTTGCTTCATCTAAAGGAAAACAAATGGTGAACGATGGAACTATCACTGAAAGTCAACGAGTAAGAGCTGAAGGTGATTTTAGGAAGTGGATAAAAGAATGTGCAAAATCTCAAACTATGTATTTATTAGCTGTAGAAGGAACTAAAAAAAGTGATTGA
- a CDS encoding DUF3934 family protein, with the protein MSKAKGKGGTGRGTGKKGWNRWQASSNKAKSAKPYKSKGVKNRDGSKTTSNNNGNTSEK; encoded by the coding sequence ATGAGTAAAGCTAAGGGTAAAGGCGGAACAGGCAGAGGAACAGGAAAGAAAGGTTGGAATCGTTGGCAAGCTAGTTCAAATAAGGCAAAGAGTGCCAAACCTTACAAAAGTAAAGGTGTTAAAAATCGCGATGGCTCAAAGACAACTAGCAATAATAATGGTAATACTTCCGAAAAATAG
- a CDS encoding M23 family metallopeptidase codes for MNPYDIGSKNNEDYGIWDKEVYSPISGVVIAAYDGEKDIDPGSEDFTLLEGNHVYIKVDETGTYLLLNHLKKDSVTVKEGDRVNAGDVIGRIGNSGSTSEPHLHIHHQRQDPTKVLHPILAEGLPLYFEGINGEAMPKKGDIIIPDILKN; via the coding sequence ATGAATCCCTATGATATAGGAAGTAAAAATAACGAGGATTATGGGATTTGGGATAAAGAGGTTTATTCTCCTATTTCGGGTGTTGTGATTGCTGCTTACGATGGTGAAAAGGATATCGATCCTGGTTCAGAAGATTTTACTTTATTAGAAGGTAACCATGTTTACATCAAAGTTGATGAAACCGGTACGTACCTTTTACTCAATCATTTAAAAAAAGATAGTGTGACTGTAAAAGAGGGAGATCGGGTAAATGCAGGGGATGTAATCGGACGTATAGGAAACAGTGGGTCAACATCAGAACCCCATTTGCATATTCATCATCAAAGACAAGATCCCACAAAAGTCCTGCACCCTATTTTAGCAGAGGGTCTGCCATTATATTTTGAAGGGATTAATGGAGAGGCTATGCCTAAAAAAGGAGATATTATTATACCTGATATTCTGAAAAATTAG
- a CDS encoding YunG family protein: MRTNTVNIEQIADALFESWSLESSSKWSKVNPAKGQCGVTTLVVNDILGGEIRKTKLADGWHFYNFINNKRYDLTASQFKGNIIYNDFLSNREEAFADTNKQQYDYLKQKVLKFLFN, from the coding sequence ATGAGAACTAATACGGTAAATATAGAACAAATAGCGGACGCTTTGTTTGAATCTTGGTCTTTAGAGTCAAGTTCAAAATGGAGTAAGGTCAATCCTGCCAAGGGACAATGTGGTGTGACCACATTAGTAGTAAATGATATATTGGGTGGGGAAATACGGAAGACCAAACTGGCTGATGGATGGCATTTTTATAATTTTATTAATAACAAACGATACGATTTAACAGCTTCTCAATTTAAAGGGAACATTATATATAATGATTTTCTTTCCAATCGAGAAGAAGCATTTGCCGATACCAATAAGCAACAGTATGACTACTTAAAACAAAAAGTATTAAAGTTCTTATTCAACTAA